In Mastomys coucha isolate ucsf_1 unplaced genomic scaffold, UCSF_Mcou_1 pScaffold20, whole genome shotgun sequence, one DNA window encodes the following:
- the Fkbp4 gene encoding peptidyl-prolyl cis-trans isomerase FKBP4 isoform X1 produces MTAEEMKAAENGAQSAPLPLEGVDISPKQDEGVLKVIKREGTGTETPMIGDRVFVHYTGWLLDGTKFDSSLDGKDKFSFDLGKGEVIKAWDIAVVTMKVGEVCQITCKPEYAYGSAGSPPKIPPNATLVFEVELFDFKGEDLTEDEDGGIIRRIRTRGEGYARPNDGAMVEVALEGYYQDRLFDQRELCFEVGEGESLDLPCGLEDAIQRMEKGEHSIVYLKPSYAFGSVGKERFQIPPYADLRYEVHLKSFEKAKESWEMNSEEKLEQSNIVKERGTMYFKEGKYKQALLQYKKIVSWLEYESSFSGEEMQKVHALRLASHLNLAMCHLKLQAFSAAIESCNKALELDSNNEKGLFRRGEAHLAVNDFDLARADFQKVLQLYPSNKAAKTQLAVCQQRTRRQLAREKKLYANMFERLAEEEHKVRVGAKAGVAAGDHPTDTVMKGEPNNVPGNQSQVETEA; encoded by the exons gTCATCAAGAGAGAGGGTACAGGCACAGAGACACCCATGATTGGGGACCGAGTCTTTGTCCACTACACTGGCTGGCTGCTAGATGGCACAAAGTTTGACTCCAGTCTGGATGGCAAGGACAAATTCTCCTTTGACCTGGGAAAAG GGGAGGTCATCAAGGCTTGGGATATTGCTGTGGTAACCATGAAAGTGGGAGAAGTGTGCCAGATCACCTGCAAGCCAGAATATGCGTACGGTTCAGCAGGAAGCCCTCCAAAGATCCCCCCCAACGCCACACTTGTATTTGAG GTGGAGTTGTTTGACTTCAAAGGAGAAGACCTTACAGAAGATGAAGATGGCGGGATTATCCGCAGAATACGGACTCGGGGGGAAGGCTATGCCAGGCCCAATGATGGTGCTATGGTAGAAG TGGCACTGGAAGGCTACTATCAGGACCGGCTCTTTGACCAGCGGGAGCTCTGCTTTGAAGTCGGGGAAGGTGAAAGTCTGGATCTGCCCTGTGGGCTGGAGGATGCCATTCAGCGCATGGAGAAGGGAGAACATTCCATTGTGTACCTCAAACCTAG CTATGCTTTTGGCAGTGTTGGGAAGGAAAGGTTCCAGATACCCCCATATGCTGATCTGAGGTATGAAGTACATCTCAAGAGTTTTGAGAAG GCCAAGGAGTCTTGGGAGATGAACTCTGAGGAGAAGCTGGAGCAGAGCAACATAGTGAAAGAGAGGGGCACCATGTACTTCAAG GAAGGCAAGTACAAGCAAGCTTTACTGCAGTACAAGAAGATTGTGTCTTGGCTAGAATACGAGTCTAGCTTTTCTGGTGAGGAAATGCAAAAGGTCCATGCGCTCCGACTGGCCTCACACCTCAATCTGGCCATGTGTCACCTGAAACTGCAGGCCTTCTCAGCTGCCATCGAAAGCTGTAACAAG GCCTTGGAGCTGGACAGCAACAATGAGAAGGGCCTGTTTCGCCGGGGAGAAGCACACCTGGCCGTGAATGACTTTGACCTGGCACGAGCTGACTTCCAAAAGGTCCTGCAGCTCTATCCCAGCAACAAAGCCGCCAAGACACAGCTGGCTGTGTGCCAGCAGCGGACCCGCAGGCAGCTTGCCCGGGAAAAGAAGCTCTATGCCAACATGTTTGAGAGGCTGGCTGAGGAGGAGCACAAGGTTAGGGTTGGG GCCAAGGCAGGAGTGGCTGCAGGAGACCATCCCACTGATACTGTGATGAAGGGTGAACCGAACAATGTGCCCGGGAACCAGTCTCAGGTGGAGACAGAAGCATAG
- the Fkbp4 gene encoding peptidyl-prolyl cis-trans isomerase FKBP4 isoform X2, with amino-acid sequence MTAEEMKAAENGAQSAPLPLEGVDISPKQDEGVLKVIKREGTGTETPMIGDRVFVHYTGWLLDGTKFDSSLDGKDKFSFDLGKGEVIKAWDIAVVTMKVGEVCQITCKPEYAYGSAGSPPKIPPNATLVFEVELFDFKGEDLTEDEDGGIIRRIRTRGEGYARPNDGAMVEVALEGYYQDRLFDQRELCFEVGEGESLDLPCGLEDAIQRMEKGEHSIVYLKPSYAFGSVGKERFQIPPYADLRYEVHLKSFEKAKESWEMNSEEKLEQSNIVKERGTMYFKEGKYKQALLQYKKIVSWLEYESSFSGEEMQKVHALRLASHLNLAMCHLKLQAFSAAIESCNKALELDSNNEKGLFRRGEAHLAVNDFDLARADFQKVLQLYPSNKAAKTQLAVCQQRTRRQLAREKKLYANMFERLAEEEHKAKAGVAAGDHPTDTVMKGEPNNVPGNQSQVETEA; translated from the exons gTCATCAAGAGAGAGGGTACAGGCACAGAGACACCCATGATTGGGGACCGAGTCTTTGTCCACTACACTGGCTGGCTGCTAGATGGCACAAAGTTTGACTCCAGTCTGGATGGCAAGGACAAATTCTCCTTTGACCTGGGAAAAG GGGAGGTCATCAAGGCTTGGGATATTGCTGTGGTAACCATGAAAGTGGGAGAAGTGTGCCAGATCACCTGCAAGCCAGAATATGCGTACGGTTCAGCAGGAAGCCCTCCAAAGATCCCCCCCAACGCCACACTTGTATTTGAG GTGGAGTTGTTTGACTTCAAAGGAGAAGACCTTACAGAAGATGAAGATGGCGGGATTATCCGCAGAATACGGACTCGGGGGGAAGGCTATGCCAGGCCCAATGATGGTGCTATGGTAGAAG TGGCACTGGAAGGCTACTATCAGGACCGGCTCTTTGACCAGCGGGAGCTCTGCTTTGAAGTCGGGGAAGGTGAAAGTCTGGATCTGCCCTGTGGGCTGGAGGATGCCATTCAGCGCATGGAGAAGGGAGAACATTCCATTGTGTACCTCAAACCTAG CTATGCTTTTGGCAGTGTTGGGAAGGAAAGGTTCCAGATACCCCCATATGCTGATCTGAGGTATGAAGTACATCTCAAGAGTTTTGAGAAG GCCAAGGAGTCTTGGGAGATGAACTCTGAGGAGAAGCTGGAGCAGAGCAACATAGTGAAAGAGAGGGGCACCATGTACTTCAAG GAAGGCAAGTACAAGCAAGCTTTACTGCAGTACAAGAAGATTGTGTCTTGGCTAGAATACGAGTCTAGCTTTTCTGGTGAGGAAATGCAAAAGGTCCATGCGCTCCGACTGGCCTCACACCTCAATCTGGCCATGTGTCACCTGAAACTGCAGGCCTTCTCAGCTGCCATCGAAAGCTGTAACAAG GCCTTGGAGCTGGACAGCAACAATGAGAAGGGCCTGTTTCGCCGGGGAGAAGCACACCTGGCCGTGAATGACTTTGACCTGGCACGAGCTGACTTCCAAAAGGTCCTGCAGCTCTATCCCAGCAACAAAGCCGCCAAGACACAGCTGGCTGTGTGCCAGCAGCGGACCCGCAGGCAGCTTGCCCGGGAAAAGAAGCTCTATGCCAACATGTTTGAGAGGCTGGCTGAGGAGGAGCACAAG GCCAAGGCAGGAGTGGCTGCAGGAGACCATCCCACTGATACTGTGATGAAGGGTGAACCGAACAATGTGCCCGGGAACCAGTCTCAGGTGGAGACAGAAGCATAG